In Hydrogenispora ethanolica, the genomic window AAGAGGGCTCCGTCGCCAACCGCAATACCATCAATATTGTCAAGGGTTCCAAGAATGTCGACCTGGCGTACAAATTCATCGACTGGTGGCTGAGCGAGAAGGTGCAGCGGGCCAACGCCCTGGATAAACTGGATTCGCCGGTCAACAAGAAGGTGGTGCTGACCGAGGAGGAAGCGGTGGGCCTGACCTACGGCGCCAAAGTCTTCAAGAAGATGAAGGCCTTGGATTTCAGCTATATCAACGGCGTGATGCCCAAATGGATTCAACGCTGGAACGAGGAGATCGCCGACTGAAGCCTCCCGTTCCCGCCGGAACGGCCAGGCGCGGCTCCGGGACGGCTCCTCTAGTTTCTTCCCCAGTCGTGAGGGAGGGGAGGATCGGCCTGAGACCGCCTGACCGTGATACCCAATTGAATTGGCAACAAAACGAAAAGACTCCCGCAGCGCGCTGCGGGAGTTTCGCCGGTAGCCGGCCGCGGCCTTTGGTCCGGACCGGAGCGGCTGCCCGGCAAAAGGAGATGAAGCTTTGGAAACGATGGACCTGCTGATCCAAGGCGGCCAAGTATTCAATTCCTACCGGAAACGTTTCGGCGCGGCGGACATCGTCATCGACGCCGGCCGGATCGTCTTCGTGGGCGACGCCGGGCCGTTGGGCCTGGAATACCGGCATACCGTCGCCGCCGCCGGCAAAACGATCGTTCCCGGCCTTATCGACATTCACATGCATATCGAGAGCTCGATGGCCACGCCGCGGGCCTTTGCCGCGGCCATCATCGGACACGGCGTGACCACCATCGTCGCCGAACCGCACGAGATGGCCAACGTCTTCGGCCTCGCCGGAGTGCGGGCGATGCTCGCGGCCGGGAAGGGCGCGGCGGTGGATATCTTTTGCGCCGCGCCGAGCTCGGTGCCGTCGACGGCGCCGGAGTTTGAAACCACCGGCGGGACTATCGGCCAAACCGAACTGGCCGAGCTGCTGGCGGACGAGCGGGTGATCTGCCTCGGCGAGGTCATGAATTGTTATGACATCATTCACGGCACGGAGACCAAGACCCAGCGGCTGCTGGAGTTCTTCCGGAAAAACCGCCCCGGCCTGCCCATCGAGGGCCATTGCGCCAAGGTGGCCGGGATGGGGCTGGCCAAGGTGCTGGCGGCCGGGGTCGGCTCCGATCATACCCAACAGACTGTGGCCAGCCTGGCGGAGAAGATTGCGGCCGGAATGTTCATCGAGATCCAGGAGAAGTCATTGACCCCCGAAATCGTGACCTATCTTGTCGCCAACCAGCTCTATGAGCATATCGCGCTGGTGACCGACGACGTGATGGCCGACAAGTTGGTCCGCGAGGGCCATCTGGACCGGCTGATCCGCAAGGCGGTCGCCCTGGGCATGCCACTGGAGGAAGCCCTCTACTGCGCAACCTATACCCCGGCCCGCCGGATGAACCGGAACGACCGCGGCAGCATCGCGCCGGGCAAGATCGCCGATCTGGTCATCCTGGCCGACCGGGAGACTTTTACCATCGAAAGCGTCTATAAGAACGGCGTGGCGGTGTACGGGGCGGGGGATCCGATCCGGACGGCCGTCCCGGAACCGCCCGCGCCGTTTCCCGAGAGCTTTTACCGGAGTATCCGGCGGGGGCCGATCAGCGCCGCCGACTTGCGGATCCCGGCCCCCAGCGCCGCCGGGACGGTCTCATGCCGGGTGATCGGAGTCCGGGACGGCACGACGGCGACCGATGAGATCATCGCCGCGGTGGGGGTACGTGACGGCTACCTGGATTGGGAGCATTCCCCGTACTGCCTGATCGCGGTCTTCGAGCGTTATGGCAAAGACAATGCCATCGGACTGGGCCTGGTTACCGGCGACACCATCCAAAGGGGTGCGGTGGCGACCTCCTACGCCCACGATCACCATAATATCCTGGCGGTGGGCCAGAACCCGGCCGACCTGGTCCGGGCGGTCAATGCGGTCATTGGCAGCCAGGGCGGTTATTACGCGGTGGAGGACGGCCGGGTGCTGGCTGGAATCGAGCTGCCCATCGGCGGCATCCTCTCCGGGAAAGACATGGAAAGCATCGGCCGGGAGCTGGCGGCGGTGACCGCGGCCCTGCGCCATTTGGGATACCGGCACGTTAATCCGGTGATGTCGCTCAGCACCAACAGTCTCCCGGTCAGTCCGCTGTTGAAAATCACCGACCGGGGACTGATCCGGTTCGACCAACGAAAACTCGTCAATCTTTTTGTGGAGGAATTCTAAGTGACTTACGATCCTACGTTGCAAAAACATATCCGCTGCCGCCAGGGGGATGTCGCGGAGTACGTCATGATCCCGGGCGATCCGGCCCGGGCCCGGCGCATCGCCGAGCAGTTCGACAGTTTTGAGAAAGTGTCCGAAAACCGCGAATATGTGGTCTACACCGGGGTCAAGGACGGCGTCCGGCTCAGCGTCTGTTCCACCGGGATCGGCGGGCCTTCGACGGCCATCGCCATCGAGGAGTTGGCCCGGATCGGCGCCCATACCTTCATCCGGGTCGGGTCGGCCGGCGGCCGCAAGGAGAACATCCCGGTCGGCAGTGTGGTGGTGGTGAATGCCGCCATCAAGGGCGACGGCACCAGCAATGCCTACCTGCCCGGGATCTATCCGGCGGTGGCCACGGTCCAGGTTACCCAAGCCTTGCTGGAGGCGGCCCGGGAAACCTTGAATGGCGAGCCCTGCTTCACGGGGGTCAGTTTCACGCGGGACGCCTATTATGTCCAGAACCGCGAATTGAATGAGACCTTTAAGGAGACCGAGGCGGCGGTCTCGGAGATGGAATGCGCCACCGTCTTTACGGTGGGGGCCCTGCGCGGCCTGCGGACCGGCGCCGTGGTCGGGACCGACTCCAACATTTTTCTGGCGAAACAACTGACCTTGGAAGAGAAAGACGCGTTGTACCAAAAGGCCGAGCGGAAGACGATCGCCATCGCCATCGCCGCCCTGCTGCGGCTGGCCCGGGCCGGCCGGGACTGAAAAGAAGCAGCGGCGGGATAAACGCCGTAGTCCGTTGCGAGACGAACCTCCCATTTTGTGATCGCAAGAACAATCATTTACTTCATTATTGAAAAATGTTACATTAATTTAAGAAGGTCACAAGGCTGCGACGCGGATTTGCGCGAAAAAGAGCCGCAAGCCAATCCAATCAAAGGGAGGTTTATCATGACAATCGAACTACGGAAAGAATTCGCTTATTCCCTGGTCGTTCCCACCAGCATGGGAGTACGCCTCACTCCGGCCAACGGCCAACCGGTCCACTGCAGCGAGGCGTTTACGATGTACGTCACCAGCGCCGAGACCAATGTGGCGAGCATCTCGTCCTACCTTGGACTGCCCGTGAAAGTATTGACCACCTTTGTCAAGGATAGCCCGATTGCCCAGATGATCAAGAACAACCTGGCCAGCCGGCATATGGCTTACGAGGGCAAGGAAGTCCCGCAGGGCGGTCCCTGGGGCTACCGCCACCAGTTCAACATCGCCGATTGCGGCTATGGCTCCCGCGGCCCGCGCGTTCAGAACGACCGCGCCGGCGAGGTCGGCCGAACGCTCAATGTCAAGGATTTCGACCTGGACCGGCTCTTTGGCCGGGAAGGCGTGCAGATACTACATTTGTCGGGACTGATCGGAGCGCTGTCGCCCGAGACCAGCACTTTCTGCCTGGAATTGGCCCGCGCGGCCAAGCAGTACGGCACCCGGATCTCGTTTGACCTGAATTACCGGGCTTCGTTCTGGAAAGGCCGCGAGCAGGAACTGCGCGCCATCTTTACCGAAATCGCCGGCATCTCCGACATTCTGGTCGGAAACGAAGAAGATTTTCAGCTTTGCCTGGGCATTGAGGGACCGGAAGCCGGTGGGAAGGACCTGGCCGCCAAGATCGAGGGCTTCAAGGAGATGATCGGCCGCGTCAAGCGAGCCTTTCCGAACGCTTCGGTCTTTGCCACCACCCTGCGCCAGGTGATGAATGCCAACAACCATATGTGGGGCGCGATCATGCTGGAGGGCGAGAATTGGCACGTCATCGAACCGCGTCCGATCACCGTCCTCGACCGGATCGGCGGCGGCGACGCCTTCGTCGGCGGCCTGCTCTACGGGGTCCTGAAGGGCTGGGAACCGGAGCAGTGGGTCCAGTTCGGCTGGGCCAGCGGCGCCATGGCCACCACCTTCCTGACCGACTACGCCCAACCCGCCGATGAAGAGCAGGTCTGGAGCATCTGGCAGGGGAACGCGCGGGTCAAACGGTAATTCCGGGCTTGCCGGAATGAATGAGGTAACAAACTGCCGTTGGAAAATTTTTGGTTGCAATGTTTTTCCATCGGTGGTAAATTATAAGGAGTAGCTTTTTGAGGAGGTGAAATGATGACCGCGCAAAGCTCGGTGAAGGGAATTTTGAGCCGGCTCGCCTATTGTGTAGCTTGTATTTCGCATTTTCAAGCGATCACAGGGAGGAGTCTGTCCAAAATTCATAACTTCGCTTGAGCAAGCCATCGTCATTTCCAAAATTTAGATTCGGATCGAAAACACCCGGGAGATTGCTTGCCCGGGTTTTGTTTTATAGTATAACGGAGCGCCGCGGCGCTCCCGATCGCTGCTCTAAAACCGCCCGGGCGGAATGGCTTGTTCAAAGCATGGATTCCCGGGTGGGAAGGAGCAATCATGATCGAGATCGCACTGAAAGATATTCATAAATCCTATGGCGCCAATCCGGTTCTGCAAGGGGTCAGTTTCGCGGTTCAGCGGGGCGAGCGGGTCGCGCTGCTGGGGGAGAACGGCGCCGGCAAAACCACGCTGCTGAAGATTCTCGCCGGCAGGGAGCATTGCGACAGCGGGGAGGTCGCCCTGCGCAAAGGAGCGACGCTGGGCTTTCTGGAACAGCTGCCGGAGCCGGCGGCGGGGGTAAAGGTCCGGGAGGTGCTGGAGTCGGCTTTCGCGGCGGCGCGCGCCATCGCAGCGGCCCTATCCCGCTGCGCCGCCCTGCTCGGCAGCGACCCGGCGCCGGCGCGGCTGGAAGAATACGGCCGGTTGCAAGCGCAGTTTGAAGCCCTCGACGGTTACGGTATCGACGAGCGGATGACCCGGGTCCGTCTCGGCCTGGCGATCGGCCAGGACTGGCTGGAGCGGGAATTCGACAGTCTGAGCGGCGGCGAGCAGACCCGGGTGCGGTTGGGCCGCCTGTTGCTTCAGGCCCCGACGCTGCTCCTGCTGGATGAACCCACCAACCACCTGGACACCGCCTCCTTGGAATGGCTGGAAGAGTTTCTCCAAGACTATCCCGGGACGGTGCTGCTGATCTCCCATGACCGGTATTTCCTGGACCGGGTGGTCAACCGGGTCGCGGATCTGAGCGGCGGCCGGGTCGAGCTGTATTCGGGCAACTTCAGCGCGTACCGGCGTGAAAAAGAGCAGCGCCAGCGGGAACGCCTGGAGCAGTACCAGTTGGAGCAGCGGGAGATCCGGCGCCTGGAGGCGGCAGCCCACCGGCTGCACGAATGGGCCAAGGCCGCCGACAATCCGGCCATGCACCGGCAGGCTTTCAATATCGAGAAACGGGCCGCCCGCATCGGTCAAACCGAGCGGCCCCTCGCCGCGGAAACGCTGCAAACCCGTTTTCGCTCCGCCGAATTCTCGGGCCAGGAGGTCATCGTCGCCCAAGGGCTGGTCAAAGCCTACGACGGCCGGCCGATCCTGAACGGATTGGATCTCCGGGTCCGGCAGGGGGAACGGGTGGCGATCTTCGGCGCCAACGGCACCGGAAAGTCGACCCTTTTGAAGGTCCTGACCGGAGCGGAGCCGCCCGATTCGGGCCAGGTGAGGATCGGGCCCAGCATCCGTTATGGCTACTTGCCCCAGGTGATCGCCTTTTCCGATCCGGCCGCCGGCGTACTGGAGCTGTTCCGGCGGGAACGGCGGCTCTCCGAGTATGACGCCAGGCGGATACTGGCGCGGTTTCACTTCCGGGGCGAGGCGTTGGCCAAAAAGGTCGCCGCCCTCTCCGGCGGGGAAAAAAGCCGCCTGAAACTCTGCCTGCTGATGCAGGATGAGCTGAACCTGCTGTTTCTGGACGAACCCACCAATCACCTGGACATCGCCTCCCGCGAATGGCTGGAAGCGGCGCTGGCGGAATTTCAAGGCACGATCGTTTTTGTCAGCCACGATCGATACTGGCTGAACCGTTTTCCCAGCCGGATCGCAGAATTCAGCGGCGGCAAGCTTCGTAATTTCATAGGCGGCTACGACGCCTTCCGCTCCTGTCAATCGGCCGGCGGCCCGGAGCCGGACCCGGACTCGGAACGGCAGCGCCAGCCGAAAAGTCCCGCCAAAGCTCCTACCGGGCCCCGGACGAAGCCGGTTCCGCCCGCGCTGGAACCCGATCTCGAACGGACCATCGCCGCCCGCGAGGCCGAGTTGGTCTTCATCGACCGGGAGATGCAGCTTTATAACGCCGACAGCCAGCGCTTGCAGGCCTTGTATCAGGAGCGCGAAACCCTCGCGGCAGAGCTGGAAGAGCTCTACCGGCGCTGGGTGGGCGCCAATCCCTGAAACAAACGGATACGATCCGTCCCGGCTCCATGGCGGGCCGGGATGGAATTCTTGCGAAAATCGTGGACGAAAAATGAAAAGGAAAGGGTTGAGACCATGGAAGCCAAGATCAGCTTAATTACGATCTGGACCGACGATATCGCGACAATGAAACAATTCATATAGGATGAAATAAATTTCTTTTTAAGATTTGCATTCCTAAAGCCGAATGCAAATGAACCAAAGCGGAATTTATTTCATCCTATTACAGCAGTAATAAGTTGAATTAAATCCTTTAAAATTTCCCATCATGGCCGGTCTTAGGGACATGATGCTTATTAGAAATTTAATTCAACTTATATACCAGGAAGTGTTGGGCTTTAAAATCCTGGTGTCAGGGGGCAATTATGTCGAGTTTGCCCATGAGGGGGTGCGGTTCGCGCTCTGCATGCGCAGCGTGATGCATGGTTACAGTGAACAGTTTCAAACGGCGGCCAGTGGCCAAATCGTGGAACTGGCCTTTCCTTGTGGGAGTCCGGCGGCGGTCGATCAGTGTTACGACGAACTGGTGGCCAAGGGAGCGGTGCCGGTCCGGGGACCGGAGAATATGCCGTGGCGGCAGCGGACCGCGTTTTTCGCCGATCCCGACGGCAATATCCACGAGATCTTCGCGGAATTGCCGGAATGAGGGGTTGATGCCCTTATGATGCGGAGCGGACGGAAACGATACCGTACCAAAAATCGGGGTACCGCATCTTCCCAAAAATGCCTGTCAGCGAAGGAATGACCTGATCTACCTGGAAAAACGGTATGCGCTCACCGCCGGATAACTTCCGGCAGGGCAGCCACCCCGTTGTATACTGCTTTTCCCTCAGGTTAAACTATGTCATGGACCCAACCGGAAAAGAAAGGGTACCTACCAGAAAGGCCATGGCATGGTAACGATTTTGTTTTACCCAGTTTACCTGACAATCACCTTCGTTTTAAGCCTGATCTTCGTTCCCAGGCGCGATTACAAGGAGTATCTCTGTTACGGCCTGATCACCGGGGGCTTGGGCGATATGGTCGTCGTCGCCCTTTTTCAGAATCTGTTCCACATCATCTGGTTCAAAAACGCCGGACTCTTTAATGTGCTGGGACAGAATTTTCTCTCCCCGCCGTGATGGACCTTTACGGTCATGCTCTTTTTGCGGTTCCTGCCGCGCCGCCAGCCTTTCTTCTACCTCTATATCCTCACCTTCGGCGCGTTCAGCGTCGGATACGGCCTCATGGTCAAGAATGCCGGCCTGTTCGACTTTCGGCCCTGGTTTTACCCGGTTTTCGCGTACCTCACTTTCCTCGGCTGGTGGTCCTTTGGCACCTGGCTCTTTCTAAAGACCAGTCCCTTAGCAAAAAACGAACCTTGAGAAAAAATTGATTCCATTTGGAGGTTCAGTCATGCCCCAATTCATCATTTTTCTGTCGCAACTCGACCGAGACAGCTTGCCTTTGGTGGGAGGAAAGGGAGCCAACCTGGGGGAACTGTTGAAATGCGACGGCATTCAAGTACCGTCGGGGTTTTGCGTGACCACGGAGGCCTATCGGACCATCCTGGAAGCGGGCTTGGAGGAGGCGGGGTTCTTCGCCGAGCTCGACCGGATGGAGCCCGGGGACGCCGCCGCTGCGGCCCAGCTGGGCGGGAGGATTCGCCAGTATATTGAGGGGACACCGATCCCCGCGGAGTTCATGAACCAATTGCGCGAAGCCGTGGAGCAGCTCGGCCGGGATGAGGCCTACGCGGTCCGTTCCAGCGCCACCGCAGAGGATCTGCCGCAGGCTTCCTTCGCCGGACAGCAGGATACCTATCTGAATATTCAGGGAATCGAGGAGCTGGCGCAACATATCCGCAAATGCTGGGCTTCGCTCTTCACCGACCGGGCCATCGTCTACCGGAATAAAAACCGTTTTGACCACAGGAAAGTGTTGTCGGCCGTGGTCGTACAGCAGATGATCGTTCCCGAGGCGTCAGGGATCCTGTTTACCGCCGATCCGGTCAGCGGCAACCGCAATGTGATCTCCATCGACGCCGGCTTCGGCCTGGGCGAGGCGCTGGTCTCCGGCAAAGTGAACGCCGATCTCTATAAGGTGCGCAAAGGCCGGATTATCAAGAAACAGATCGGCGATAAGCGGATTGCCATCTTCGCCCGGCCCGGCGCCGGAACGGTCGAGGAGGAGCTGCCGGAGTATCTCCGGACGCGGCCGGCGCTCTCCGACGAACAGCTCATCAAGCTGGCGGAGATCGGCAAGGCCATCGAGGCGCATTTCGGGGCGGCCCAGGATATCGAATGGTGTTTGGCGGGCGGCGAGTTTTATATCGTTCAGAGCCGGCCCATCACCACCCTCTACCCTCTGCCCGAAACCGGCGACGACCGGCCCCGCGTCTGGCTGTCATTCGGCCATGCGCAGATGATGACCGATCCCATCCGGCCGCTGGGAATCTCCATCCTGAAGCGGCTCATGCCCCCGAGTTATGAAATGGCCGCGTCCGGGGGGCGGTTGTATCTGAATTTCACCGAATACCTGACTAGCCGGGTCGGGCGGACCATGGCCAAATCATTCGGCAAGACCGATCTGTTAACGGGAAGCGCCATCGACGAGCTCATGAAAAGGCGCGAGTTTGTGGCGACCCTGAAAGAAAAGGGCAAACGCCAGGGATACGGTCAGATGAAAAAAATGATCCTGCCGATGATCGCCGGGACGCTGGGAACCATGGCTGCCGCCACGCCGGGCGAAGGCCTGCCGCAATTGCGCGAATCGGCCATGGCCATCGTGGCGGAGGTCCGGAGCCGGCTCGAGCAGCTTTCGGGCGAAGCCAAGCTCCGCTTCATCGAAGAGCAGGCGGGAATGACCATGGGACGGATCATGGAAGAGATGATGCCGCCGCTCGTGGCCGCTTTCTTTGCGTTGGACCTGATCACCCGCTTATCCCGGCGCTGGCTCGGCGACGCGCCGGAGCTGGCCGATCTCGTCAAATCCCCGCCGGGGAACATCACCAGCGAAATGGGGCTGGCCCTGGGCGATCTGGCGGACGTGATCCGGGAGTATCCGGCGGTCATCTCCTACCTGCGGCAGGCCGAGGAGGATACCTTTTGGCCGGGGCTCGATGCCTGCGACGGCGGCGGCGTGGTCCGTTTGGCCTTCACCGATTTTTTACGCCAGTACGGCATGCGTTGCCCGGGCGAGATCGATCTCACCCGGCCCCGCTGGCGCGAGCAGCCGACGCAGCTCATTCCGGCCATTCTCAGCCATATCCAAAGCATGGCCCCGGGAGAGCACCGCCGCAAATTCGCCGCGGGGGAGGCGGCGGCCGGCGCGGCGGCGGAGGCCATCCTGGAACGGTTGGAAAAATCCACCGGCGGCGCGGTCAAAGTGAGGATCATGGCCAGGCTGATCCGGGTGTACCGCGCCTTGATCGGGTTGCGCGAATACCCGAAGTATTTCATGATCTCGCTGTTCGATGTCTTTAAGAAGGCGCTGCTGGAGGAGGCCGAGGAACTGGTGCGGCAGGGCGCGCTGCGGCGGGCGGAGGATGTCTACTATCTGTTCCTGGAGGAGTTGGAGGAAGCGATCCGCACCGGCCGGGTCGACCAGGGCCTGATCGCGGAGCGGAAGGAAGAATACAAAGAATACGAACGGCTGACGCCGCCGCGTTTGATGACCAGCGAAGGCGAGGTGCTTTCCGGGACCTACGAAGGGCAGGATGCGCCGGAAGGGGCGCTGCTCGGCACCCCGGTGTCGTCCGGGGTCATTGAGGGCCGGGCCCGGGTGATCATCAAACCGGACGAAGGAAGCCTCGACAAAGGGGACATCCTGATCGCGCCCTTCACCGATCCCGGCTGGACCCCGTTTTTCGCCTCCGCCAGCGGACTGGTCACCGAGATCGGCGGCCAGATGACTCACGGCTCGGTGATCGCCCGGGAATACGGGATCCCCGCCGTGGTCGGCGTGGAGGAGGCCACCCGGCTCATTCGGGACGGCCAGTGGATCCGGGTCAACGGCAGCCAAGGCTATGTCGAATTGCTGGAGTAGGCGGGGCTGGAAACCGGGCGGTTCCACGGGCAAGGTTTGGCAAGGAAAATCCGGGGCGATGGCGTATTGTATAAGCGATTGCCAAATCAAGGGATCGGGGAGTGAAACCCTATGTCTAAGCGGAGCGTTAGAAGAATCGCCCTCATCGTCCTCGGTTTTTCCGTTCTGGTGTACCTGAATAACAGTTCCTGGACGGCCCGGCCCCGGGCCGTCCGGCCATGGCTCCTGGCCCACCGCGGGCTGGCCCAGACCTTTCATACCGAAGGTTTGACCAACGAGACCTGCACCGCCCGGCGGATCGATCCGCCGGAACATCCCTACCTCGAAAACACCATCCCCTCCATGGCCGCGGCCTTCGCGGCCGGCGCCGACGTCGTCGAGCTGGACATTCAGCCGACGCGGGACGGCTGGTGGGCGGTTTTTCATGACTGGACCCTGGATTGCCGGACGGACGGCCAAGGCGTGACCCGCGAGCATACCCTGGCTGAATTAAAGGCGCTGGACATCGGCTACGGCTATACCGCGGACAACGGCAAGACCTATCCTTTCCGGGGCAAGGGGATCGGCTTGCTGCCGACGCTCCCGGAAGTATTGGCGCGTTTTCCGGAGCGCGCTTTTCTGATCCACATCAAGAGCAACGATCCGGCCGAAGGCCGCCTGCTGGCTCGCTACCTGAAGACGCTGCCGCCCCCGCGGCGCGCCCGCTTGGCGGTCTACGGGGGCGACCAGCCCATTGCCGCGCTGCAGCGCGGGCTTCCGGAGCTGCGGGTCATGTCGAGGGCGAGCTTGATCCGGAGCCTGCTCTCCTACATGGCGCTGGGCTGGACCGGTTATGTGCCGGCGGCCTGCCGCGATACGGAGATCCACCTTCCCGTGAAGTTCGCGCATTGGCTATGGGGTTGGCCCAATCGCTTTCTCGAACGGATGGCTGCGGCCAATACCCGGGTGATCGTCGTGGCGGGGAGCGGCGAGTTCTCCGAGGGCTTCGACACGCCGGAGTCCTTGAAACAGCTGCCCCCGGATTACTGGGGCGGAATCTGGACCAACCGCATCGACTGCATCGCGCCGCTCTTCCGGACGGGAAAGCGCGGGATGGCGGGGGGACGCTCCGCCAGTCGCTAGGATCGAACGGTGCCCTCCCGGGACGAAGCGGCTCCCTGGGCCTCGGCCTGATAAGCCGCGATGTAGTCTAGGCCCCATTGGCACATCGTGGCCAGGATCGGCAGGATGCTCTTGCCGGACTCGGTGAGGGAATACTCCACCCGCGGCGGCACCTGGGTATAGACATGCCGGTAGACCAGCCCGTCCTCTTCCAACTCCCGCAGCTGCTGGGTGAGCATCTTTTGCGTAACTTGGGGCATCCCCTTGCGCAATTCGCTGAAACGCAAGGTCTTGTCGCCCAAATGCCACAGGATCAGCGACTTCCACTTGCCGCCGATCAGCGCCAGGGTCAATTCCATGGAGCATTGATAACGGATGTTTTTAAATTGGATCACCAAAAACTTCCTCCTTTCCGAAATGAGTTCGCAACGAAGCGGATTCACAAATCTCCATTCCATGTTGATGGTTTCTCGATGGATACTATGATACAAAAAAGTAGGTTCTTGATTATTTCGGTTATAGTATCTATGATTATATCAAAGAAAGCGTTTTTTGAAAATGTTTCCTTTGCGGGAGCGGACGCCGGAAGGCGGACCGGCTCTTCGGAAGCCTGGGGAAGGGCCTCCGGAGCCGCCGGCAATCCCGCCGGAGTCCCGGGCGGAGCTTCCGAACCGTCCGGAGGAAGTGCCGCGGGACCGGGCGGTCCTTCCGGAAGCTTCGGCGGAACGTCCGGACTCCGGCGCCAGCCTTCCGGAGCCTGCGGCGGTCCCGCCGGGGAACTTGGCAGCGGTTCCGGGCTTCATCCCGCCCGCACGGGAGGAAAGGGCGGGATGGGCCCGCATAAAACAGGAATGGAGGAATCACGCCTATGAAAGTGGTGGCTTTTAACGGGAGTCCCCGGGTCGACGGCAACACCGCCCAGAGCATCCAAATTGTCTTTGCAGAGTTGCAAAAGGCGGGCATCGAGACGGAACTGATCCAGCTGGGCGGCAAGAAGGTCTTCGGCTGCCTGGCCTGCGGCAAATGCTGGGATAGCCGGGACATGCGCTGTGCCCGGAAGGATGACGCCATCAACGACCTGATCCAGAAGATCAGCGCGGCCGACGGGATCATCATCGGCTCGCCGACCTATTTCAGCAATGTCTCCACCGAGGTCAAGGCGCTGATCGACCGTTGCGGCTTTGTCAATAAGGCCAACGGCGGGGCACTGCTCCGGGGCAAGGTCGGCGCCGCGGTGGTGGCGGTACGCCGCGCCGGGGCGACCTTTGTC contains:
- a CDS encoding adenine deaminase, with amino-acid sequence MDLLIQGGQVFNSYRKRFGAADIVIDAGRIVFVGDAGPLGLEYRHTVAAAGKTIVPGLIDIHMHIESSMATPRAFAAAIIGHGVTTIVAEPHEMANVFGLAGVRAMLAAGKGAAVDIFCAAPSSVPSTAPEFETTGGTIGQTELAELLADERVICLGEVMNCYDIIHGTETKTQRLLEFFRKNRPGLPIEGHCAKVAGMGLAKVLAAGVGSDHTQQTVASLAEKIAAGMFIEIQEKSLTPEIVTYLVANQLYEHIALVTDDVMADKLVREGHLDRLIRKAVALGMPLEEALYCATYTPARRMNRNDRGSIAPGKIADLVILADRETFTIESVYKNGVAVYGAGDPIRTAVPEPPAPFPESFYRSIRRGPISAADLRIPAPSAAGTVSCRVIGVRDGTTATDEIIAAVGVRDGYLDWEHSPYCLIAVFERYGKDNAIGLGLVTGDTIQRGAVATSYAHDHHNILAVGQNPADLVRAVNAVIGSQGGYYAVEDGRVLAGIELPIGGILSGKDMESIGRELAAVTAALRHLGYRHVNPVMSLSTNSLPVSPLLKITDRGLIRFDQRKLVNLFVEEF
- a CDS encoding nucleoside phosphorylase; this encodes MTYDPTLQKHIRCRQGDVAEYVMIPGDPARARRIAEQFDSFEKVSENREYVVYTGVKDGVRLSVCSTGIGGPSTAIAIEELARIGAHTFIRVGSAGGRKENIPVGSVVVVNAAIKGDGTSNAYLPGIYPAVATVQVTQALLEAARETLNGEPCFTGVSFTRDAYYVQNRELNETFKETEAAVSEMECATVFTVGALRGLRTGAVVGTDSNIFLAKQLTLEEKDALYQKAERKTIAIAIAALLRLARAGRD
- a CDS encoding sugar kinase, producing the protein MTIELRKEFAYSLVVPTSMGVRLTPANGQPVHCSEAFTMYVTSAETNVASISSYLGLPVKVLTTFVKDSPIAQMIKNNLASRHMAYEGKEVPQGGPWGYRHQFNIADCGYGSRGPRVQNDRAGEVGRTLNVKDFDLDRLFGREGVQILHLSGLIGALSPETSTFCLELARAAKQYGTRISFDLNYRASFWKGREQELRAIFTEIAGISDILVGNEEDFQLCLGIEGPEAGGKDLAAKIEGFKEMIGRVKRAFPNASVFATTLRQVMNANNHMWGAIMLEGENWHVIEPRPITVLDRIGGGDAFVGGLLYGVLKGWEPEQWVQFGWASGAMATTFLTDYAQPADEEQVWSIWQGNARVKR
- the abc-f gene encoding ribosomal protection-like ABC-F family protein gives rise to the protein MIEIALKDIHKSYGANPVLQGVSFAVQRGERVALLGENGAGKTTLLKILAGREHCDSGEVALRKGATLGFLEQLPEPAAGVKVREVLESAFAAARAIAAALSRCAALLGSDPAPARLEEYGRLQAQFEALDGYGIDERMTRVRLGLAIGQDWLEREFDSLSGGEQTRVRLGRLLLQAPTLLLLDEPTNHLDTASLEWLEEFLQDYPGTVLLISHDRYFLDRVVNRVADLSGGRVELYSGNFSAYRREKEQRQRERLEQYQLEQREIRRLEAAAHRLHEWAKAADNPAMHRQAFNIEKRAARIGQTERPLAAETLQTRFRSAEFSGQEVIVAQGLVKAYDGRPILNGLDLRVRQGERVAIFGANGTGKSTLLKVLTGAEPPDSGQVRIGPSIRYGYLPQVIAFSDPAAGVLELFRRERRLSEYDARRILARFHFRGEALAKKVAALSGGEKSRLKLCLLMQDELNLLFLDEPTNHLDIASREWLEAALAEFQGTIVFVSHDRYWLNRFPSRIAEFSGGKLRNFIGGYDAFRSCQSAGGPEPDPDSERQRQPKSPAKAPTGPRTKPVPPALEPDLERTIAAREAELVFIDREMQLYNADSQRLQALYQERETLAAELEELYRRWVGANP
- a CDS encoding VOC family protein, with amino-acid sequence MLIRNLIQLIYQEVLGFKILVSGGNYVEFAHEGVRFALCMRSVMHGYSEQFQTAASGQIVELAFPCGSPAAVDQCYDELVAKGAVPVRGPENMPWRQRTAFFADPDGNIHEIFAELPE
- the rph gene encoding rifamycin-inactivating phosphotransferase; this encodes MPQFIIFLSQLDRDSLPLVGGKGANLGELLKCDGIQVPSGFCVTTEAYRTILEAGLEEAGFFAELDRMEPGDAAAAAQLGGRIRQYIEGTPIPAEFMNQLREAVEQLGRDEAYAVRSSATAEDLPQASFAGQQDTYLNIQGIEELAQHIRKCWASLFTDRAIVYRNKNRFDHRKVLSAVVVQQMIVPEASGILFTADPVSGNRNVISIDAGFGLGEALVSGKVNADLYKVRKGRIIKKQIGDKRIAIFARPGAGTVEEELPEYLRTRPALSDEQLIKLAEIGKAIEAHFGAAQDIEWCLAGGEFYIVQSRPITTLYPLPETGDDRPRVWLSFGHAQMMTDPIRPLGISILKRLMPPSYEMAASGGRLYLNFTEYLTSRVGRTMAKSFGKTDLLTGSAIDELMKRREFVATLKEKGKRQGYGQMKKMILPMIAGTLGTMAAATPGEGLPQLRESAMAIVAEVRSRLEQLSGEAKLRFIEEQAGMTMGRIMEEMMPPLVAAFFALDLITRLSRRWLGDAPELADLVKSPPGNITSEMGLALGDLADVIREYPAVISYLRQAEEDTFWPGLDACDGGGVVRLAFTDFLRQYGMRCPGEIDLTRPRWREQPTQLIPAILSHIQSMAPGEHRRKFAAGEAAAGAAAEAILERLEKSTGGAVKVRIMARLIRVYRALIGLREYPKYFMISLFDVFKKALLEEAEELVRQGALRRAEDVYYLFLEELEEAIRTGRVDQGLIAERKEEYKEYERLTPPRLMTSEGEVLSGTYEGQDAPEGALLGTPVSSGVIEGRARVIIKPDEGSLDKGDILIAPFTDPGWTPFFASASGLVTEIGGQMTHGSVIAREYGIPAVVGVEEATRLIRDGQWIRVNGSQGYVELLE